From the genome of Pelobacter propionicus DSM 2379, one region includes:
- a CDS encoding FmdE family protein, with amino-acid sequence MVQITDVHEVLERCVEYHGHFCAGQSLGVRIAKKGLELIGAEDQKDLIVFVENDRCIADAVLMATGTRLGRRSLKFVDYGKMAATFINLKKDLAYRVGLKPVDHEETPPEGEQDDMKDRVLTLADEELLFWNRVRVSLKKEQLPGKPERIVRCAVCGEKVFDAKDIMAEEESAGPLCVSCAHGAYYQAGE; translated from the coding sequence ATGGTTCAGATTACGGATGTTCATGAGGTGTTGGAGCGTTGTGTGGAATACCACGGCCACTTTTGCGCCGGCCAGTCCCTGGGGGTGCGCATCGCCAAGAAAGGGCTGGAGCTGATCGGGGCGGAGGATCAGAAGGATCTGATCGTCTTCGTTGAAAACGACCGCTGCATCGCCGATGCGGTGCTGATGGCCACCGGCACCCGCCTGGGAAGGCGCAGCCTGAAGTTTGTCGACTACGGCAAGATGGCGGCCACCTTCATCAACCTGAAGAAGGACCTTGCCTACCGGGTCGGACTTAAACCGGTGGACCATGAGGAGACACCCCCTGAGGGTGAACAGGATGACATGAAGGATCGGGTTCTGACCCTGGCCGATGAGGAACTGCTCTTCTGGAATCGGGTCAGGGTCAGCCTGAAGAAGGAACAGCTTCCGGGCAAGCCGGAACGGATCGTCCGCTGTGCGGTCTGCGGCGAGAAGGTGTTCGACGCCAAGGATATCATGGCTGAGGAGGAGAGCGCCGGTCCGCTCTGCGTCTCCTGTGCCCATGGCGCCTACTACCAGGCGGGGGAATAG
- the exbB gene encoding TonB-system energizer ExbB, with amino-acid sequence MDWLKNLVDYGVISLLALLSVVAVSCAIERYLTYRRIELNDYQDKKSLELELTSRLHLIATVGSNAPYLGLLGTVLGIMLTFATMGREGFMDTSKVMVGLALAMKATAAGLCVAIPSTVLYNLLLRRVKVLMFRWEIMNGRKGI; translated from the coding sequence ATGGATTGGCTCAAAAATCTCGTGGATTACGGCGTGATTTCGCTTTTGGCGCTGCTGAGCGTCGTTGCCGTCAGCTGTGCCATCGAACGCTATCTGACCTACCGGCGGATTGAACTGAACGATTATCAGGACAAGAAATCCCTGGAGCTGGAGCTGACCTCGCGGTTGCACCTGATCGCTACGGTGGGGAGCAACGCCCCCTATCTGGGGCTCTTGGGCACGGTGCTGGGGATCATGCTGACCTTCGCCACCATGGGCAGGGAGGGGTTCATGGACACCTCCAAGGTCATGGTCGGCCTGGCCCTGGCCATGAAGGCCACCGCGGCCGGGCTGTGCGTGGCCATCCCCTCCACGGTCCTCTACAACCTGCTGCTGCGGCGGGTCAAGGTGCTCATGTTCAGATGGGAGATCATGAATGGAAGAAAAGGAATTTGA